The genomic segment CCATAAAATCACTCTACCCAGATGCAAAGTTCTTTGTAGGACCTACTGTTAAAGAGGGTTTTTACTATGACTTTAAAACTAAAGAAGAGATAGGTGAGGGCGACCTTAAAACGATAGAAAAAGAGATGTTATCACTCGCTAAAAAGAAGTATGAGATAGAGAAGTATGAGATCTCTATGAGCGAGGCAAAAGAGAAGTTCAAAGATGACCATCTAAAACTTACAGTTATGGAGCGCATTCCGAGTGACACAGTCTCTATCTATAAGCAGGGTGAATTTGAAGACCTGTGTCGCGGTCCGCACCTTCCAAATATAGGACTTATCAGATATTTTAAACTTACGAAGATCGCAGGCGCTTATCTGGGTGGAGACTCTAAAAACGAGATGCTGACTCGTATATACGGTATAGCGTTTGCAGATAAAGAGGCTCTAAAATCCTATCTTGATATGATGGCAGAGGCTGAGAAGCGTGATCATCGCAAACTCGGTGCAGAGATGAAGATGTTTACGTTCCGCGAAGAGGTCGGGGCCGGTTTTCCTATCTGGCTTCCTGCAGGCGGACGCCTTCGCTCAAGACTAGAATCGCTTCTCTTTAAAGCACACAGAAAACGCGGTTATGAGCCGGTACGTGGACCTGAGATGTTAAGAAGTGACCTCTGGAAGACATCTGGGCACTACCAGAACTACGGCGAAAATATGTATTTTACAAATATTGATGAGATAGAGTTTGGTGTAAAACCTATGAACTGTGTCGGTCATATTAAAGTATATGAGGAGGATCTGCACTCATACAGAGACCTGCCTCTTAAATATTTTGAGTACGGCGTGGTTCACCGTCACGAGATGACGGGCGCACTTCACGGGCTTTTCCGCGTTCGTGAGTTTACACAAGACGATGCGCACATCTTCTGTAGAGCAGACCAGATAGAAGAGCAGATCATAGAAGTAGTTGATTTTGTAGATAAGATCATGTCTACTTTTGAGTTTGATTATAAGATGATGATCTCTACAAAACCAGAAAAAGCAGTTGGAAGTGACGAAGTATGGGAAGTTTCTACACAGGCTCTTAAAAAAGCAATGGATAAAAACGGACTTGTTTATGAGATAGATGAGGGCGGCGGAGCTTTTTACGGTCCAAAAATCGACATCAAGATAACAGATGCGATCGGCAGAGAGTGGCAGTGCGGAACGATTCAGCTCGATTTCAACCTGCCTGAGAGATTTGAGCTTGAGTATAACGGCGAAAATAATGACAAAATCCAGCCAGTAATGATACATAGAGCAATTTTAGGTTCGTTTGAGCGTTTTATTGGTATATTAACAGAGCATTACGCTGGGGAGTTCCCAATGTTTATCGCACCGACTCAGGTTGCAATCGTTCCAATCGCCGCTGCGCACAACGATTATGCAAAAGAGTTGGCAGATAAACTGATCGATCTGGGAGCAGATAGTGAGATCTACTCCAAAAATGACTCTTTAAACAAAAGAATCAGAACAGCGGAAAAGAGTAGGGTGCCAATGTTGGCGATCATAGGGGATGAAGAGGTTGAGTCTCGAACTGTCGCAATACGTGACAGAAGAACGAGAGAACAATATAACTTAAGCGAGAGTGAATTTCTATCGCTTATACAAACTAAAATAAATGAGGTAAATTTTTGAACAAAAAAGACCGTGTCATAATGAATGACGATATTCGTGTACCGGAAGTGCGTTGTAATGTAGATGGAGCAGAATCTTTAGGAATAATTTCAATTGATGAAGCTATGGAAAAAGCAAATGAGTTGGGTTTAGATTTGGTTTTAATCGCTCCGGATGCAAAGCCTCCTGTCGCAAAGATTATGGATTACGGTAAGTTTAAGTATCAAGAAGAGAAAAAACAAAAAGAGCAGAGAAAGAATCAGGTTAAGATCGATGTAAAAGAGATCAAGCTCTCTGTTAAAATTGCAGAAAATGATATTGCATACAAAGTTAAACACGCAAGAGAGTTTCTTGAGCAAGGCAAACATGTAAAATTCCGCGTATTTCTAAGAGGTCGTGAGATGGCTAATCCGGAAGCTGCTAAAGAGGTTCTTTTGAGAATTTGGCCTATGGTTGAAGATATTGGGGTTATGGATAAAGAGCCTAAGTTTGAAGGCCGTTACTACAACATGTACGTTGTCCCTCAGAAATAGTTTTTTAAACGCAGAACTCTCTGCGTTTATTTATAATAGCTGATTCTTAATAAACTCAACATAGTGTCCCTCTTCATCTTTTAGCTCTTCGTGTGTTCCTTTTTGAACTATCGCTCCCGAGTCTAGTATATAGATCATATCCGCATTTTTAACCGTACTTAATCTGTGGGCTATCGTTATTACTGTTTTATCTTTTAGTATCGGTTTAATGGCAATATGAAGCTTTGCCTCTGTGTGAGCATCCAGCGCTGAAGTAGATTCATCAAGAATAACGACACTTGGATTTGCTATGACCATTCTTGCAATGCTTAAGCGTTGTCTTTGACCGCCTGAGAGTCTTATGCCATGATGACCTACTATAGTGTCTAGTCCATCTTTCATTCCCTCAAGCATCTCTTTTAGTTGAGCTATCTCTAGAGCCGCATATATCTCCTCATCACTAACACTCTCATCTCCCATAGTTATATTAAATCTTAGAGTAGAATTAAAAAGTATAGGCATTTGAAGGACTAAAAATATCTTTTGTCTCAGAGATGTTTTGTCTAAATCTTCTGTCTCTATGCCATTGTACGTAAGAGAGCCGCTATTTTTTTCATAAAAACCTGCAATAACTTGTGCAAGCGTAGTTTTTCCGCTTCCGCTCGCTCCAATAAAGGCAATCTTTGAGCCATGTTTTATTTCAAGAGTGATATTCTCAAGAGCATTTTTATCATTCGCGTATGAGAAGTTTAAATCCTTTAGAGATATATCCACATCATGTGAATCTATACGACTACTTCCTGTTTTTTCACTTTTTAAATCTAGTATTTTGTTTAATCTCTTAAGCGCAGCCATAGCAGAGGAGTAGCTATACTGCATTGAGAGTATATCTTGAACAGGGGTCATGATAAACCAGATATAGCCAAACATTGCAAACATCATACCTATACTTAAATCGCTATATGCAACCAAGAGAATACCAG from the Sulfurimonas crateris genome contains:
- the infC gene encoding translation initiation factor IF-3, yielding MNDDIRVPEVRCNVDGAESLGIISIDEAMEKANELGLDLVLIAPDAKPPVAKIMDYGKFKYQEEKKQKEQRKNQVKIDVKEIKLSVKIAENDIAYKVKHAREFLEQGKHVKFRVFLRGREMANPEAAKEVLLRIWPMVEDIGVMDKEPKFEGRYYNMYVVPQK
- the thrS gene encoding threonine--tRNA ligase; translation: MNAIAIKHNGEIIDLQTAKEKGFEGEQIHLDNSPESLDVLRHSTAHLMAQAIKSLYPDAKFFVGPTVKEGFYYDFKTKEEIGEGDLKTIEKEMLSLAKKKYEIEKYEISMSEAKEKFKDDHLKLTVMERIPSDTVSIYKQGEFEDLCRGPHLPNIGLIRYFKLTKIAGAYLGGDSKNEMLTRIYGIAFADKEALKSYLDMMAEAEKRDHRKLGAEMKMFTFREEVGAGFPIWLPAGGRLRSRLESLLFKAHRKRGYEPVRGPEMLRSDLWKTSGHYQNYGENMYFTNIDEIEFGVKPMNCVGHIKVYEEDLHSYRDLPLKYFEYGVVHRHEMTGALHGLFRVREFTQDDAHIFCRADQIEEQIIEVVDFVDKIMSTFEFDYKMMISTKPEKAVGSDEVWEVSTQALKKAMDKNGLVYEIDEGGGAFYGPKIDIKITDAIGREWQCGTIQLDFNLPERFELEYNGENNDKIQPVMIHRAILGSFERFIGILTEHYAGEFPMFIAPTQVAIVPIAAAHNDYAKELADKLIDLGADSEIYSKNDSLNKRIRTAEKSRVPMLAIIGDEEVESRTVAIRDRRTREQYNLSESEFLSLIQTKINEVNF
- a CDS encoding ABC transporter ATP-binding protein, with product MNKEQITLKTIFALILDKKSPLIYGQIVTILAILVSIPVPLMLPVMVDEILLEKPSYFVGSINYLFGETSPFYYIAIVTFAVIFLRFIYYALSVVITKIFTKISKHVTFMVRKKLLLHLKSASMNEYETLGSGAITSNLITDVNTLDNFILTSTSRFISSVLTLVAVGVVMIAIDPLLGISILIIQPLIMLISKKMSKRVGSLKKEENQAIEKFQNTLGETLELYGQIKASNKESYFFSSTVDDAKNIQITSNRYEYKSVAYEKLSYTIFLIMFELLRASGILLVAYSDLSIGMMFAMFGYIWFIMTPVQDILSMQYSYSSAMAALKRLNKILDLKSEKTGSSRIDSHDVDISLKDLNFSYANDKNALENITLEIKHGSKIAFIGASGSGKTTLAQVIAGFYEKNSGSLTYNGIETEDLDKTSLRQKIFLVLQMPILFNSTLRFNITMGDESVSDEEIYAALEIAQLKEMLEGMKDGLDTIVGHHGIRLSGGQRQRLSIARMVIANPSVVILDESTSALDAHTEAKLHIAIKPILKDKTVITIAHRLSTVKNADMIYILDSGAIVQKGTHEELKDEEGHYVEFIKNQLL